From Burkholderia sp. WP9, a single genomic window includes:
- a CDS encoding LysR family transcriptional regulator has protein sequence MDTLQNMRVFVRVVEAGSFTGAAQSLNSTTGAMSRAVSELEAHLRTRLLNRSTRRLALTTAGERYLKRCQQILADVGTAEEEASCAHERPTGALRMHSFASIGQHYVLPAISRYRALYPEVTVELTMSQRMPDLFEGSADVAVILASTLPNSDLVSLPLGTTFSILCASPAYVRTHGAPQKPAELAHHECLILHTPAFPPHDWVLDGPNGCETMEVNGPVHVNIAESLIVAIREGMGIGMVPLYAAISGLRDGTLVRVLPEYTAQKMNIYALYPSRKFIDAKTRTWVEFLRTHLPKVIARDEALLAEVDKAQMSDGTVPVGASSGGDVVPQ, from the coding sequence ATGGATACGTTACAAAATATGCGAGTGTTCGTGCGCGTGGTCGAAGCCGGTAGTTTCACCGGCGCCGCGCAGTCGCTCAACTCAACGACTGGCGCGATGTCCCGCGCGGTTTCGGAACTCGAAGCTCATCTGCGGACTCGGTTGCTGAATCGTTCCACGCGACGGCTTGCGCTTACGACCGCAGGCGAACGTTATCTGAAACGATGTCAGCAGATACTTGCAGATGTCGGCACCGCGGAAGAAGAAGCCAGTTGCGCGCACGAGCGCCCCACCGGCGCTTTGCGGATGCATAGCTTTGCCAGCATTGGTCAGCATTATGTGCTGCCGGCTATTTCGCGCTATCGCGCGCTGTATCCCGAGGTGACTGTCGAACTGACGATGTCGCAGCGCATGCCCGATCTTTTCGAAGGCAGTGCGGATGTCGCGGTGATCCTCGCTTCCACGTTGCCTAATTCAGATCTCGTGTCGCTTCCGTTGGGAACGACCTTCAGCATCTTGTGCGCTTCGCCGGCGTACGTGCGCACTCACGGCGCGCCGCAGAAACCAGCTGAGCTGGCGCATCATGAGTGTTTGATTCTGCACACTCCGGCGTTTCCGCCGCACGATTGGGTGCTCGACGGGCCGAATGGCTGCGAAACGATGGAGGTGAATGGGCCGGTGCACGTGAACATCGCCGAGTCGCTGATTGTCGCGATTCGTGAAGGGATGGGCATTGGCATGGTGCCGCTGTACGCTGCGATTTCAGGTTTGCGTGACGGAACGTTGGTGCGCGTGTTGCCGGAATATACAGCGCAGAAGATGAATATTTACGCACTGTACCCGTCACGTAAGTTCATCGACGCGAAGACACGGACTTGGGTCGAATTCTTGCGTACGCATCTGCCCAAAGTCATTGCACGCGATGAGGCGTTGCTTGCAGAAGTCGACAAAGCACAGATGAGCGATGGCACGGTGCCTGTGGGTGCGAGCAGCGGCGGGGATGTCGTGCCGCAGTGA
- a CDS encoding phosphonate degradation HD-domain oxygenase, with product MALSVKDIRSLFEQYGNLAYSGEPVTQLEHALQSGLLAEEAGADEELVAAAFLHDLGHLLNLQGETPTERGIDDLHQYFALPFLRPVLSEAVLEPIRLHVDAKRCLCAIDNTYFGQLSADSVRSLELQGGIFSKEEAEAFLQKPHAEDALRLRRWDDLAKEENRATPDLAHYLGVVERAMLKHAAV from the coding sequence GTGGCATTGAGTGTGAAGGACATCCGTTCCCTGTTTGAACAGTACGGCAATCTGGCTTATAGCGGCGAGCCGGTGACGCAACTCGAACATGCCTTGCAGAGCGGCTTGTTGGCGGAAGAGGCTGGCGCTGACGAGGAACTGGTCGCCGCGGCGTTTCTACACGACCTCGGCCACCTGCTCAATCTGCAGGGTGAGACGCCGACGGAGCGGGGCATCGACGATCTGCACCAGTATTTCGCGCTGCCGTTCCTGCGGCCGGTGTTGTCGGAGGCGGTGTTGGAGCCGATTCGGCTGCACGTCGACGCCAAGCGCTGCCTGTGCGCCATCGACAATACCTATTTCGGCCAGCTTTCCGCCGATTCCGTGCGAAGCCTGGAATTGCAGGGCGGCATCTTCAGCAAGGAGGAGGCGGAGGCGTTTCTGCAGAAGCCTCACGCGGAAGACGCGTTGCGCCTGCGCAGATGGGACGATCTCGCCAAGGAAGAGAACCGCGCGACCCCGGATCTCGCGCACTATCTGGGCGTTGTCGAGCGAGCGATGCTTAAACACGCGGCTGTTTGA
- the phnY gene encoding phosphonoacetaldehyde dehydrogenase — protein sequence MNATLRDHPAFRAEALRLKGERVTRSRTLDVFDPYTGTRVGTVPLASVDDVRAAFEYAAAYQAQLTRYERSQILERAAALMRERTEEASDLISLESGLSKQDSRYEIGRVADVFKFASIEALRDDGQSFSCDLTPHGKKRRVFSQREPLAGVIVAITPFNHPMNQVAHKIAPAIATNNRVVLKPSEKVPLSALYLADVLYEAGLPAPMLQVLTGDPREIADELITHPLAELVTFTGGVAIGKYIAGKAAYRRVVLELGGNDPLIVLEDADLDRAATLAVQGSYKNSGQRCTAVKRMLVQKSVAADFTDLVVEKTRAWSFGDPFDGSNQMGTVIDVAAAQLFETRVNEAVASGARLLSGNQRNGALYAPTVLDRVDPSMTLVREETFGPVSPIITFDTLDDAIRISNGTPFGLSSGVCTNRQDAITRFINELRVGTVNVWEVPGYRIELTPFGGIKDSGLGYKEGVQEAMKSFTNLKTFSLPWE from the coding sequence ATGAACGCCACGCTGCGGGACCATCCGGCTTTTCGGGCGGAAGCGCTGCGGCTCAAAGGCGAACGCGTGACGCGCTCGCGCACGCTCGACGTGTTCGATCCTTATACGGGAACACGCGTGGGTACGGTCCCGTTGGCGAGCGTCGACGACGTGCGCGCTGCGTTCGAATATGCGGCAGCCTATCAGGCTCAGCTCACGCGTTACGAACGCTCGCAGATTCTCGAACGCGCGGCGGCGCTCATGCGTGAGCGCACCGAAGAGGCATCGGATCTGATTTCGCTCGAATCCGGTTTGTCGAAGCAGGACTCGCGTTACGAGATCGGCCGCGTGGCCGATGTGTTCAAGTTCGCCTCGATCGAAGCGTTGCGTGACGATGGGCAGAGCTTTTCCTGCGATCTGACGCCGCATGGCAAGAAGCGGCGCGTGTTCTCACAGCGCGAGCCGCTGGCGGGCGTGATCGTCGCGATTACCCCGTTCAACCATCCGATGAACCAGGTTGCGCACAAGATCGCGCCGGCCATCGCGACCAATAATCGGGTGGTGCTGAAACCGTCGGAAAAGGTGCCGCTGTCGGCGCTCTATCTCGCCGACGTTCTATACGAAGCTGGTTTGCCCGCGCCGATGCTGCAGGTGCTGACCGGCGACCCGCGCGAAATCGCCGATGAATTGATCACGCATCCGTTGGCGGAGCTCGTCACGTTCACGGGCGGTGTGGCGATCGGCAAATACATCGCGGGCAAGGCGGCATACCGGCGCGTAGTGCTGGAGTTGGGCGGCAACGATCCGCTGATCGTGCTCGAAGACGCCGATCTCGACCGCGCGGCGACGCTTGCCGTGCAGGGCTCGTACAAGAACTCCGGGCAGCGGTGCACTGCGGTCAAGCGGATGCTGGTTCAAAAGAGCGTGGCTGCGGACTTCACCGATCTGGTCGTCGAGAAGACGCGGGCCTGGTCTTTCGGCGATCCGTTCGATGGGTCGAACCAGATGGGCACCGTGATCGACGTCGCCGCGGCGCAGCTCTTCGAGACCCGCGTGAACGAGGCGGTGGCGAGCGGGGCGCGTCTGCTGAGTGGCAACCAGCGCAACGGCGCGCTGTACGCGCCGACGGTGCTGGACCGCGTCGACCCTTCCATGACGCTGGTGCGCGAGGAAACCTTCGGACCGGTGTCGCCGATCATCACCTTCGACACGCTCGACGACGCCATCCGCATCAGCAACGGCACGCCGTTCGGGTTGTCGTCAGGCGTGTGCACGAACCGGCAGGATGCGATCACGCGGTTCATCAACGAATTGCGCGTGGGGACGGTCAACGTGTGGGAAGTGCCCGGCTACCGGATCGAGCTGACGCCGTTCGGCGGCATCAAGGACTCCGGGCTTGGCTATAAGGAAGGTGTTCAGGAAGCCATGAAGAGCTTCACCAATCTAAAGACCTTTTCATTACCGTGGGAGTGA
- the phnA gene encoding phosphonoacetate hydrolase, giving the protein MANTSTGTNERTIEVNGRRYRLPSQPTVVVCVDGCEFDYLEAAVAAGVAPFIGKMLKGGGAFKGDCVIPSFTNPNNLSIVCGVPPSVHGICGNYFWDPDANGGEGAEVMMNDPAYLRAGTLLAAAAEAGAAVAVVTAKDKLRRLLGWQLKGICFSAEKADKVTLEENGIDEVLDLVGLPVPDVYSAGLSEFVFAAGVRLAQTRKLDLMYLSTTDYIQHKFAPGTEGANAFYAMMDGYLAKLDALGWVIGLTADHGMNAKYDPQTGEPNVIYLQDVLDEWLGAGRARVILPITDPYVVHHGALGSFATIYLPRDVSVAQVIERIGGMQGIETVLDNRAACERFELPNDRVGDIVVVSTKHVVLGTRRDEHDLSGLTVPLRSHGGISEQEVPLLFNRRVEALPSSSAGNGAKRLRNFDIFDIALNRVSAP; this is encoded by the coding sequence ATGGCAAATACGAGCACAGGCACGAACGAACGCACGATCGAAGTCAACGGCCGCCGCTACCGGCTACCTTCGCAACCGACGGTCGTGGTGTGCGTCGACGGTTGCGAGTTCGACTATCTCGAAGCCGCGGTCGCGGCGGGCGTCGCGCCGTTCATCGGCAAGATGCTCAAAGGCGGCGGCGCGTTCAAGGGCGACTGCGTGATCCCGTCGTTCACCAACCCGAACAATCTCTCGATCGTGTGCGGCGTGCCGCCTTCGGTGCACGGCATCTGCGGCAATTACTTCTGGGATCCGGACGCGAACGGCGGCGAGGGCGCGGAAGTGATGATGAACGATCCCGCGTATTTGCGCGCCGGCACGTTGCTGGCCGCTGCCGCCGAAGCCGGCGCCGCGGTGGCCGTGGTCACCGCGAAAGACAAACTGCGCCGGCTGCTCGGCTGGCAGTTGAAGGGCATCTGCTTCTCGGCGGAAAAAGCCGACAAGGTCACGCTGGAAGAAAACGGCATCGACGAAGTCCTTGATCTGGTCGGCTTGCCGGTACCCGACGTGTACAGCGCGGGGTTGTCCGAGTTCGTGTTCGCCGCCGGCGTGCGGCTCGCGCAAACGCGCAAGCTCGACCTGATGTATCTGTCGACGACTGATTACATCCAGCACAAGTTCGCGCCCGGCACCGAGGGCGCGAACGCGTTCTACGCGATGATGGACGGCTACCTTGCAAAGCTCGACGCGCTCGGCTGGGTGATCGGCCTGACCGCCGACCATGGCATGAACGCGAAGTACGATCCGCAGACCGGCGAGCCGAATGTGATCTATCTGCAAGACGTGCTGGACGAGTGGCTCGGCGCCGGCCGCGCGCGTGTGATTTTGCCGATCACGGATCCGTACGTGGTGCATCACGGCGCGCTCGGCTCGTTCGCAACGATTTATCTTCCGCGCGATGTCAGCGTCGCGCAGGTGATCGAACGGATCGGCGGCATGCAAGGGATCGAAACCGTGCTCGACAACCGCGCCGCGTGCGAGCGCTTCGAACTGCCGAATGACCGCGTCGGCGATATCGTCGTGGTCAGCACGAAGCATGTCGTGCTCGGCACGCGGCGCGATGAGCACGACCTGTCGGGCCTGACCGTGCCGTTGCGCTCGCACGGCGGTATCTCCGAGCAGGAAGTGCCGCTGCTGTTCAACCGGCGTGTCGAAGCGTTGCCGTCCAGCAGTGCCGGCAATGGCGCCAAGCGACTGCGTAACTTCGATATCTTCGACATCGCCCTGAATCGCGTGTCGGCACCATGA
- a CDS encoding phosphonate utilization associated transcriptional regulator — protein sequence MTEYMQTASVDPIEVVRRHSLTTLVRDEIERHIIEGALAPGDKLNEADWATRLQVSRGPVREAFRALEQAGLVRTEKNRGVFVRTVSLAEADEIYAVRAVLEEAACRMLAVSIDARKLAVLRDWLDAMRAALDAQDHDAYARANVAFHDALVAASGNLKLYETYRRLVCELSLFRRAALVVHADAMERSLAEHRAILTALASREPEQAAALMHAHVNGGLQRAHAACEPEGTLGVVRMPPASNE from the coding sequence ATGACCGAATATATGCAAACTGCTTCTGTCGATCCGATCGAGGTTGTGCGCAGGCATTCGCTGACCACGCTGGTTCGCGACGAAATCGAACGGCACATCATCGAGGGGGCGCTCGCGCCCGGCGACAAGCTCAACGAAGCCGACTGGGCGACGCGGCTGCAGGTGTCGCGCGGTCCGGTGCGCGAGGCGTTTCGCGCGCTGGAGCAGGCCGGCCTCGTCCGTACGGAGAAGAACCGCGGCGTGTTCGTGCGGACGGTGTCGCTGGCGGAAGCCGACGAGATTTACGCGGTGCGCGCGGTGCTGGAAGAGGCGGCGTGCCGGATGCTGGCGGTGAGTATCGATGCGCGCAAGCTCGCGGTGTTGCGCGATTGGCTCGACGCCATGCGCGCGGCGCTCGACGCCCAGGATCACGATGCGTACGCGCGCGCGAATGTGGCGTTTCACGATGCGCTGGTAGCGGCGTCGGGCAATCTGAAGCTGTATGAGACGTATCGAAGGCTGGTGTGCGAGTTGAGTCTGTTTCGGCGTGCCGCGCTGGTCGTGCATGCCGATGCGATGGAGCGCTCGCTGGCCGAGCATCGCGCGATCCTGACGGCGCTGGCGTCGCGCGAGCCCGAGCAGGCCGCGGCGTTGATGCATGCGCACGTGAACGGCGGCTTGCAGCGCGCTCATGCCGCATGCGAACCGGAAGGAACGTTGGGCGTGGTGAGGATGCCGCCGGCATCGAACGAATAA
- the phnV gene encoding 2-aminoethylphosphonate ABC transport system, membrane component PhnV yields MAVELDPTVLPVMHKKARPVRRSLVVRMLGGLFLGFAALLCFWLFVLPVLVVALSSVAAHWSGTILPDGFSMRWFERLGSSDFDALTTSLEIGMGVAVLGTILGLWLALALEGRDRRGLGAFVDTIAMMPNGVPSVVLGLAVLIAYHKRPFDLSSSAAIVVFVQLALVLPFCYRCAAAALRPELTILREAAASLGAPPSMVLRRVVLPQLVPAIRASLALGFALSLGELGATLTVYPPGFATVPIVVVGQVERGYYLPASALSLILLLVSLAALLLIAARVPRRRAD; encoded by the coding sequence ATGGCCGTTGAACTCGACCCGACCGTTTTGCCGGTCATGCACAAGAAAGCCCGGCCGGTGCGTCGCAGCCTGGTGGTGCGCATGCTCGGCGGCCTGTTTCTCGGCTTTGCCGCGTTGCTGTGCTTCTGGCTGTTCGTGTTGCCCGTGCTGGTCGTCGCGCTATCGAGCGTGGCGGCGCACTGGTCCGGCACGATCCTGCCCGATGGCTTCAGCATGCGCTGGTTCGAGCGTCTCGGTTCGAGCGATTTCGACGCGCTCACCACCAGCCTCGAAATCGGCATGGGCGTCGCGGTGCTCGGCACGATTCTCGGCCTGTGGCTCGCGCTCGCGCTCGAAGGACGAGACCGCCGCGGCCTCGGCGCCTTCGTCGACACTATTGCGATGATGCCCAACGGCGTACCGAGCGTGGTGCTCGGGCTCGCGGTTCTGATCGCGTATCACAAGCGTCCGTTCGATCTGTCGAGCTCCGCGGCGATCGTCGTGTTCGTGCAGCTCGCGCTAGTGCTGCCGTTCTGCTACCGCTGCGCCGCCGCCGCGTTGCGCCCGGAGCTGACGATTCTGCGCGAAGCGGCGGCAAGCCTCGGTGCGCCGCCTTCGATGGTGTTGCGCCGGGTCGTGCTGCCGCAACTGGTGCCGGCGATCCGCGCGAGTCTCGCGCTGGGTTTCGCACTCTCGCTCGGCGAACTCGGCGCCACGCTCACCGTATACCCGCCGGGCTTCGCGACGGTGCCGATCGTGGTCGTCGGGCAGGTGGAGCGCGGCTATTACCTGCCGGCCTCCGCGCTGTCGCTGATTCTTCTGCTGGTCTCGCTGGCTGCGCTGTTGTTGATCGCGGCGCGTGTTCCGCGCCGTCGGGCGGACTGA
- a CDS encoding 2-aminoethylphosphonate ABC transporter permease subunit produces the protein MSSLSTPDTPNPLGTAAADAAAARRSASAASHSAAVKRRERVAQWHLLFIAVVVLGPLVIYPLVRLVLLSLTGPHGLSVHAYSAFFGNPETSGVIGTTLWILFASAGLASLLGVALASILFFKPFPGARMITRFLELFVAFPSFLVAFTLIFLYGSQGSVSIGLQRLFHLQAPPLDFLFGVGGVILAEVVFYAPFVVRPTLASFATLDMRLIEAARSLGANGWMVAFKVILPLAWPGIAAGTILCFLLTLNEFGILLVLGSAHLITLPVAIYSSATVDLDLPTAAAGAVVMLIMSLSLYALYRQVNRRKVKGAGHGR, from the coding sequence ATGTCGTCCTTATCAACCCCTGATACGCCCAACCCGCTCGGCACGGCCGCCGCCGACGCCGCCGCCGCGCGCCGCAGCGCCAGCGCCGCCTCGCATAGCGCCGCGGTGAAGCGCCGCGAACGCGTCGCGCAATGGCATTTGCTGTTCATCGCCGTGGTCGTGCTCGGGCCGTTGGTCATCTATCCGCTCGTGCGTCTGGTGCTGCTCAGTCTGACCGGCCCGCATGGCTTGAGCGTGCATGCGTATTCGGCCTTTTTCGGCAATCCGGAAACGAGCGGCGTGATCGGCACGACGTTGTGGATCCTGTTCGCCAGTGCCGGGCTCGCGTCGCTCCTCGGCGTCGCGCTGGCGTCGATCCTGTTCTTCAAGCCGTTCCCCGGCGCGCGGATGATCACGCGTTTTCTCGAACTGTTCGTCGCGTTCCCGTCGTTTCTGGTCGCGTTCACGTTGATCTTTCTGTACGGCTCGCAAGGTTCCGTCAGCATCGGCTTGCAGCGGCTCTTTCATCTGCAGGCGCCGCCGCTCGATTTCCTGTTCGGCGTAGGCGGCGTGATTCTCGCGGAAGTCGTGTTCTACGCGCCGTTCGTGGTGCGTCCCACGCTGGCTTCGTTCGCCACGCTCGACATGCGTCTGATCGAAGCCGCCCGCAGCCTCGGCGCGAACGGCTGGATGGTTGCGTTCAAGGTGATCCTGCCGCTCGCATGGCCGGGCATCGCCGCGGGCACGATCCTGTGCTTTCTGCTCACGCTCAACGAGTTCGGCATTCTGCTCGTGCTCGGCAGCGCGCATCTGATCACGCTGCCGGTGGCGATCTACAGCTCCGCCACGGTCGATCTCGATCTGCCGACCGCCGCCGCCGGCGCGGTCGTGATGCTGATCATGTCTTTGTCGCTGTACGCGTTGTACCGCCAGGTCAACCGTCGCAAGGTGAAAGGAGCGGGCCATGGCCGTTGA
- the phnT gene encoding 2-aminoethylphosphonate ABC transport system ATP-binding subunit PhnT has product MNTASLAHPGALGASQDALDAARSNTPGGVQIDHLTVRFGSRTVLDDLSLTIQRGELLTVLGRSGCGKTTLLRFIAGFIEADGLSGTLTVAGHDLTHVPPHKRNLGLLFQSYALFPHLSVFENVAFGLRARRTPAKDVARRVADALKLVQLGDAGHVMPAQLSGGMQQRVALARALVIEPDVLLLDEPLSALDANLRASVRSELKALHERLPNLTIVCVTHDQDDALVLSDRTLLMREGRIAQLGTPQQLYDTPADGFVARYLGAANLLPPQIAFSMSDARYNERERVACLRPEALRIVPLGEGHLHGTIASVEWYGAVLSISVALDAMPNEPVLVTMQRGHGMMPEKGARVSLRYEADDVVLINP; this is encoded by the coding sequence GTGAATACGGCCAGTCTTGCTCACCCAGGCGCGCTCGGCGCCTCACAGGACGCGCTCGACGCCGCGCGTTCGAACACGCCGGGCGGCGTGCAGATCGACCATCTGACGGTGCGCTTCGGTTCGCGCACGGTACTCGACGATCTGTCGCTGACCATCCAGCGCGGCGAATTGCTCACCGTGCTCGGCCGCAGCGGTTGCGGCAAGACTACCTTGTTGCGTTTCATCGCCGGGTTTATCGAAGCAGACGGTCTGTCCGGCACGCTGACCGTGGCCGGTCACGACCTCACGCACGTGCCGCCGCACAAGCGCAATCTCGGCCTGCTGTTTCAGAGCTATGCGCTGTTTCCCCATTTGTCGGTATTCGAGAACGTCGCCTTCGGCTTGCGTGCGCGCCGCACGCCGGCCAAAGACGTGGCCCGGCGAGTCGCCGATGCGCTGAAGCTGGTGCAACTCGGCGACGCCGGTCACGTGATGCCCGCGCAGCTGTCGGGCGGCATGCAGCAGCGCGTGGCGCTCGCGCGCGCGCTGGTGATCGAACCCGACGTACTGTTGCTCGACGAACCGCTTTCCGCACTCGACGCCAACCTGCGCGCGTCGGTGCGTTCCGAACTCAAGGCGCTGCATGAGCGGCTGCCGAATCTGACGATCGTCTGCGTGACGCACGATCAGGACGACGCGCTGGTGCTGTCCGACCGCACGCTGCTGATGCGCGAAGGCCGCATCGCGCAACTCGGCACGCCGCAACAGTTGTACGACACGCCGGCCGACGGGTTCGTCGCGCGTTATCTGGGCGCGGCCAATCTGCTGCCGCCGCAGATCGCGTTCAGCATGAGCGACGCGCGCTATAACGAGCGCGAGCGCGTGGCCTGTCTGCGTCCCGAGGCGTTGCGTATCGTGCCGCTCGGCGAAGGGCACTTGCACGGCACGATCGCCTCGGTCGAATGGTACGGCGCGGTGTTGTCGATATCCGTTGCACTGGACGCCATGCCCAACGAGCCGGTGCTCGTCACCATGCAGCGCGGCCACGGCATGATGCCGGAGAAGGGCGCGCGTGTTTCCCTGCGTTACGAGGCTGACGATGTCGTCCTTATCAACCCCTGA
- the phnS gene encoding 2-aminoethylphosphonate ABC transporter substrate-binding protein: MTKTNSLHATAGLARKLLPALIAAAAFGATAMQAHAADAVVLYTADGLENLYKDVLPAFEKKEGVKVNIVTAGSGEVVNRATIEKDQPKADVLVTLPPFIQQADQSGLLQAYQSANYKNVPAIAKASNGAWATFVNNYFSFAINPEVTKTAPKTFADLLHPDFSGKVAYSNPATAGDGMAVIILTSSLMGEDKAFDYLKKLENSAKFHTKGTGYLDVLLSRNEIAVANGDLQMDLDDAANGGLSLKPIFLAHEGGQPTTFQLPYAIGLIKNGPNQAEGKKLIDYLMSTEVQAKVPDIFGIPGRTDVPLAGKNGETVKQAIAGVKLIPVDWTQVMAKKADWTARWKNEVIGSSGKQIEVVKPK, translated from the coding sequence ATGACAAAGACGAATTCCCTTCACGCTACGGCCGGCCTCGCACGCAAACTGTTGCCGGCGCTGATCGCCGCTGCAGCCTTCGGCGCCACGGCCATGCAGGCGCACGCGGCCGACGCCGTGGTGCTCTACACCGCCGACGGCCTCGAGAACCTCTACAAGGACGTGCTGCCGGCCTTCGAAAAGAAGGAAGGCGTGAAGGTCAACATCGTCACGGCGGGTAGCGGCGAAGTGGTGAACCGCGCCACCATCGAAAAAGATCAGCCGAAGGCGGACGTGCTCGTCACGCTGCCGCCGTTCATCCAGCAAGCCGACCAGAGCGGCCTGCTGCAGGCTTACCAGAGCGCCAACTACAAGAACGTGCCGGCGATCGCCAAGGCGTCGAACGGCGCGTGGGCGACTTTCGTGAACAACTACTTCTCGTTCGCGATCAACCCGGAAGTCACCAAGACGGCGCCGAAGACCTTCGCCGACCTGCTGCACCCGGACTTCAGCGGCAAGGTTGCGTACTCGAACCCGGCCACGGCGGGCGACGGTATGGCGGTGATCATCCTGACGTCGTCGCTGATGGGCGAAGACAAGGCGTTCGACTATCTGAAGAAGCTCGAAAACAGCGCCAAGTTCCACACCAAGGGCACGGGCTATCTCGACGTGCTGCTCTCGCGTAACGAAATCGCGGTTGCCAACGGCGACCTGCAAATGGATCTCGACGACGCGGCCAACGGCGGCCTGTCGCTCAAGCCGATTTTCCTCGCACACGAAGGCGGCCAGCCGACCACGTTCCAGCTGCCGTACGCAATCGGCCTGATCAAGAACGGTCCGAACCAGGCGGAAGGCAAGAAGCTGATCGACTACCTGATGTCGACGGAAGTGCAGGCGAAGGTGCCGGACATCTTCGGTATTCCGGGCCGTACCGACGTGCCGCTGGCAGGCAAGAACGGCGAAACCGTCAAGCAGGCGATCGCCGGCGTGAAGCTGATTCCGGTGGACTGGACTCAGGTGATGGCGAAGAAGGCCGACTGGACCGCACGCTGGAAGAATGAAGTGATCGGTTCGTCGGGCAAGCAGATCGAAGTGGTCAAGCCGAAGTAA
- a CDS encoding DeoR/GlpR family DNA-binding transcription regulator, with the protein MLAEQRHQYILAQVAKTGALSVAELVRELNVSRETIRRDLNALAGRGLLVTTHGGALSSDRREPDLDTREAANAGAKRAIGERAAEFVPDGASLIIDSGSTTQAVARALLDRHRLSVYTNDWRIALLLGRRNDNRVTLLGGELSDIEDATFGLDTVHQLTQYHADFAFIGAGGISPDGYLTDYSRMAAEVRSRMIAAADMVVIVADHSKFGRVTPVRINGIESARYLVTELAPERALGKAITAHGPEILIA; encoded by the coding sequence ATGCTCGCAGAACAACGTCACCAATACATCCTGGCGCAAGTCGCCAAAACGGGCGCGCTTTCAGTCGCGGAACTGGTACGCGAATTGAACGTGTCGCGCGAAACCATTCGCCGTGACCTGAACGCGCTGGCCGGGCGCGGCCTGCTGGTCACGACGCACGGCGGCGCGCTGTCGAGCGACCGGCGCGAGCCCGACCTCGACACACGCGAAGCGGCGAACGCCGGCGCGAAGCGCGCCATCGGCGAGCGCGCGGCGGAGTTCGTGCCGGACGGCGCGTCGCTGATCATCGATTCGGGCAGCACCACGCAAGCGGTGGCGCGGGCGCTGCTCGACCGGCATCGGCTGTCGGTGTACACGAACGACTGGCGCATCGCGCTGCTGCTCGGCCGGCGTAACGACAACCGCGTCACGCTGCTGGGCGGCGAACTGTCGGATATCGAAGACGCCACCTTCGGGCTCGATACGGTTCATCAACTCACGCAGTACCACGCGGACTTTGCCTTCATCGGCGCGGGCGGGATTTCGCCGGACGGCTATCTGACCGACTACAGCCGCATGGCCGCGGAGGTACGCAGCCGCATGATCGCCGCTGCGGACATGGTGGTGATCGTCGCCGATCATTCGAAGTTCGGCCGCGTGACGCCGGTGCGCATCAACGGTATCGAGTCGGCGCGTTACCTCGTGACCGAATTGGCTCCGGAGCGCGCTCTCGGCAAGGCGATCACGGCGCATGGCCCGGAAATCCTGATCGCCTGA